In Carassius carassius chromosome 27, fCarCar2.1, whole genome shotgun sequence, the sequence TCACCTCATCATTTCAATGAAAACACGCAGGTGTAAACTCTCCCGCTCATAGAAAGCTCTGCTTGTCTTTCAGGGGTTTGGAAAGGGTTATGGGTTGCCTCCACCATCAAGACGCAACAACTGGAACTGAACTCTCAGCCTTATGTGAAAGAAGGCATCTTATTTTCTATTCCAAGCaaacattgtctttttttttgggcTTTTAAgttgtagagttttttttttcttgttttactgacaaaatgttcttATGTACTGATTTTTAAGAATATGCCTGTAAAACTTATGAAATACACAAGAGACAAGACTGCTgagttttgctttttttcttcGTTTGTGTGTGTTGTTAGGAATTCATTAGGTAcccaatttttttatgcagatcGATTTATTAACTGCTGTGGTCAGCAGAGTCAGTTTTTGTAGTCTATTTTAATctttaaatgaatattaattgCTTATTGCTTGCCAATTATGCTGATGGACATTTTGAGAGTCGGTTTAAAATTAGCCTTGAATTAATTAATGGATTAAACGGTAATAATACAGAGTGGACTAAAATGACCAAcataagtttatttaaaaattacgTTTTCCgttaaattcatataaaataagaTTGATCAATGCGAAAATAAAGGTCAGTATacacaaattatttaaatgtaacaatttgggaaacaaaatgtttcttataaaatgtttcctaaagaaatgcattttataaacggttaaaaaaaattataataatcttgCTTTAACATCAGTTGTGGTTTTTAATATGAAATGAGatcaaaatgaaaaaagtatAACCGCTTTCGAAATTTAAAGCAAATAAAAGTACGAAAATATATTGCTATATAtggtttttaaaatctaaatcgcCTCAGTTAAGCTTTTTTGCACGCTCAAATGTGGGGAAATTTCACTAAGAAATGCTAGAAAGTTTCACCCTTAATTGAAAAGAAACGTTAAGTAAAACAATTAAACGTTACATTcggaagtagaaagactgaaattgtttcaattataactttttttgggGATTTTCTTGGTCCGAGTTATAATTACTATAAATGATATTTTTCTATTAAGATAGTAATTTTAGacctataatgcattataatcgCTGCTCTGTTTGCTCTCTAAAAATTTCTGAGGAACAAAAAagatttaattctgaatttaagTGATTTCTTTCATATTTGCAGCactcatatttattttgtttccttTAAAACTTACAAAAGACTTCAAAGAAAGCATTCTCCAGTGTTCGATATGTACACAAAACATTTCATCTACAGCTCGTAttttacaaaacaacaaaactGATGTCGGATTAATGGCATCACGCTATACTAGTCTTCATCTTACACACACTCCTCATCCGCACCAATGTTTTCAGTCAATAACGATTAAATGTTACAATCCATACAAATCACGTGAGGGTCCGCAGACCGCCGCAACAGACGAATGCGGTTTAAAAATGTCTTTGAGGAAATGCAATTGTCGTTATTATGGTCTGTGTTGGTAAAAATGATCGCCGGCGGAAATATCACCACGTTCTGCCGTACAGCAGGTTGGAGCTCACCATGCCGCTCGTGTACTCGATGAGCGCGGCGTCAGTCTGAGAGAGGCTATTCATCAGAGGAGGACTAGGCGACATCTCCTCCAGATCCTCAGCCGAAGCTAGAGTCTCGCTGCCCAGCACGCTCTGCACCTGCTGATGGACCGACGTCGGCGTGCTGGAGCCGTTCTGGCACGGTTTACCGTCTTTAACCAGCACCGGCACGGCCACGCGCCTCGGCGACTGCTGCGCGCACAGGCTTCCGCTGTCCTGCTGATGCGACGCTTTATCCTTCGCCTGGCGTTTCATTTTATATCTGTGATTCTGGAACCAGATCTTGACCTGGGTCGGTGTCAGGTGAATCATGCTGGCCAAATGTTCCCTCTCCGGCGCCGACAGATACTTCTGCTGCTTAAAGCGGCGCTCCAGCTCGTACACCTGCGCCTGAGAGAAGAGCACGCGCCGTTTCCTCCGCGGCGCCGCGTGTAAAGTCACCATAGATTTACTTGCATCCATGCCCGGTAATGTTCCCATGTTCATGCCCGCCGATGGACCCATAAACCTGGAGACTACAGAGAACAAGCACATTACATTTAACATCGATGCGCAAATTCAAAAACTTATGCAGTGTTTGGaagcatgacacacacacacaaattataaataaat encodes:
- the nkx2.4b gene encoding NK2 homeobox 4b, translating into MSLSPKHSTPFSVSDILSPIEETFKKFAAMESSASLASPLYRQTQVSQANLQQHSMSHNTYHMPHSQFSHSAMGGYCNGPIGTMGDLPSYQESMRTGATATAWYGSNPEPRYPTISRFMGPSAGMNMGTLPGMDASKSMVTLHAAPRRKRRVLFSQAQVYELERRFKQQKYLSAPEREHLASMIHLTPTQVKIWFQNHRYKMKRQAKDKASHQQDSGSLCAQQSPRRVAVPVLVKDGKPCQNGSSTPTSVHQQVQSVLGSETLASAEDLEEMSPSPPLMNSLSQTDAALIEYTSGMVSSNLLYGRTW